DNA sequence from the Fusarium verticillioides 7600 chromosome 2, whole genome shotgun sequence genome:
TTGAACCGTAAGAGTCATGAGTACCCAAGGAGATAAAACCGCCGCGAAGCAGTTTACTTCCGTCGGAAAGAGCAACCCTCGGTCAATCTAGCCTTACCACCGGTAGGCTGGCAGAGGACAGTGGTGCATCCCTGGCAGATGACGACGGTCTGGGCGTGAGAGAAGacggtggtgatggtgaagcatCCGGGGCACTTGACGTCCATGAAGAAGGATCGAGGGGCGGGCACGAGGGTCTAGTACTGTTAGAGTTTTTGTCGTCATGAAAATTTGTCGATGCATCGtaccttgagcttgtgcttcttggcctcggcggCCGGGGAAGGGTTCAGAAGATCAACGGCGAGAACCTGAAAAGGCGGAGAGTCAGCTAACTTGTTCCATCATCTTGCGTATATCCTTTGCGTGTCcaatccatcatccatgGGGCCATCGATGTCGTGTTCCATCAAATTGATACTTTTGCCACGGGCAGCAAGATCTTTTCGAGGTCGAGGCTTCCCACGTCCTTCACACACGTGGTCGtcgtccatccatctccCATCGTAGGTCCATCGTAAAATGCGTCAGAAAAAGGCAGTCGCTTACCATCTTGTCTGATTTTCTCGAAAAAGTCTTGTCGGTTTCTTGCGAGAATGGGAAAGCTTGACGAAATCCGGGATCAGATTTGAGGCTCGCAAGGTGGGTGGGAAGGAGGTAAGCGAGGAAAAGTTCGGTGGCTCTGAGGGGGACGACTGCTTCTTGCCTCTGGGCGGATTCCGCTACCTAATTGGGTAAGCGCGATAGGGTTGTAACTTTCTCACACGTGACGACCAAAAAAATGGGCGGTAAAATTGTGGCCTTGTAGGGTAGCTCGGTGTAACATGGCGCCGGATGGAGTTTGTGCAGCTGAGATGTGCTTGGTGGGGTTTATGCGAGTTATGCATCGAGAGCTTTGcttggtaggtaggtacctagctgCCTGTATCTGTACGTAAGCCAGTAAGTCATTAGGAGGAGCCTGGAGTTGAGTCGCGTCAGTCGGTTGTAGGCTACCACTTTTAAACAATACAAATTGTACTGAGGAGGCTTTTTGAAGAGTTAATTCTATTCTTCAGTCTCTCAAAATGTCTAATCCATTAGAGCAACGCATCAATGTCCCTATTGACGACCCAAATGCAGACACAGAATGGTAATTCTCTACAACCCCTCCGTACTCCAAGCTAGCTCAAACCCCGCCATAGGAACGATATTCTTCGAAAACATGGAGTCATTCCTGAGAAGCCACCCAGCCCGACTCCTATGATTGAGGAGGCTATTCTGGAAGGGCGAAGATTGGCACATGAGAATCGCTTGGAAGGCAAAGACCTCGACGAGTTGGACGAActtgaagacgacgaagatgaagccttCTTGGAGCAATATCGCCAGAAGCGCATGGCCGAGTTGAACAGCCTACAAAAGAAGGCTTTACATGGAAGCGTATATCCTCTATCGAAACCCGAGTATCAACGCGAAGTCACCGACGCATCACAAAATGGACCGGTTTTTGTCAACTTGACCTCTTCAATGGGCAACAATGTTGAGTCGCGAGTCTTGACTGAGCTATGGAGACAGGCTGCGAGGGAGTACGGCGAGATCAAGTTCTGTGAAATCCGAGCGAGCCAAGCCATTGAGAATTATCCGGATCGAAACTGCCCAACCATTTTGGTATACAACAAGGGGGATATTGTTAAGCAAATTGTGACACTGGCAACGATTGGAGGCGTCCGAACAACCATGCAACAGATCGACAACCTCTTGGTCGAAGTCGGTGCTGTACCGGATTCTGACATGCGTATTGTCAAGAGGAGGCAAGCTGCcgaggatgctgaggaggagagattGGCTGGCAAATCTATCAAGACGGGAACGGCTGGAAGGTCACGGAACGTTgacagtgaggatgatgactggGACTAGACGTGCTATGCCAGAAATTCGTGGCCTTAGTTGAAGTGACCATTGGATTGGCCAGCGTCAGACTTGGTGCAAATCTCAATGTCCCAACGCAAGGCCGCAACGGATGTTGCTCTAGTCCTCGTCAGATGTGACAGAATGCCTGTGCGGCGGCACTGATTCATGACAGCTCTTCGAAAAAGATCGGGGTTTCACTCTCCAGTAtttccagagcctcaaaaaCCACTTGCTCAACCAGGCCCAAGACGGGAAAGCGAACTGCATACTCCAGTGAGGGACAGTTTCGTACATTATCCGACCTGGCTATATGGCAAGTTCAAGACGGGACGTTGATCAATAGTTGGGAACCGAGATGCCTTACAGATGCATGCACATAGCAAATACGCATGACAAAATACATGTCATTCCCAAGCCTTCTATCACCACGTGCTGTGGGCAGTGCGATCGCCTGATAGCTGAGGCTACCAGCATATGATCTTCCTGTAAACAAAACCTCCAGAAACTGTTGTAGTTTTGATAGGGATGCTTCCAGGGGAGGTTTGAGTACTCGTTGTACTAGTAGGGTCTTACGGCATATGCTTGTCATATCGAGAATCTGTTGTAATACTGAGCCACATCCCCAACAGGCAAGATGCACAAGGTGACCCTTGTAGGCCAAGAGATAACAAAGATCACAGATCGCTTGTCTTGCTAATCCGGGTTGCCGGGATCACTAGGCTGCGTCCCATGTATGCACTTGAAAGAGACAGGGGACAGTTTGTGATCTGATCAAGGGATAAAATGACCGAGTCCACGAGTGACACAATCTAGCTTTACCGATTCTCCTGTAAGCATCAGCGAAGTTAGCACGCGTGAAAGTAGGCCTGTATATTTATGAAAAGACAATGCAAGGTATCATTAAAACCCCTCTTCAATATGTTTCTCCTTCCAACGCCAGTTATCCAAATATGCTTGCTAGCTTTCCTCATTTGTCACTGCGACAAAATTTCCACTCGGCAGCCCCCAGCTGCTCTTATCAATGTCTCCCGGACGGCATCGCCATGAGCATCCTCGATTAACAAACGGTATCGTCCTCTCGCCTTCTGCCATACTCAACGGCGTCATCCGTACAAGAGCTGGGTTACCGTGGCTGGCCCTGTTACAAGCCCGAACTTCTCGCC
Encoded proteins:
- a CDS encoding 40S ribosomal protein S27, coding for MVLAVDLLNPSPAAEAKKHKLKTLVPAPRSFFMDVKCPGCFTITTVFSHAQTVVICQGCTTVLCQPTGGKARLTEGCSFRRK